A genomic window from Quercus lobata isolate SW786 chromosome 10, ValleyOak3.0 Primary Assembly, whole genome shotgun sequence includes:
- the LOC115962685 gene encoding putative methyltransferase DDB_G0268948 → MAGLFDKQAEIYSDSRPTYPSEWFSKLAALTSQHSLAWDAGTGSGQAALAVAEYFKQVIGTDISEAQLKHATQHPRVKYIHTPLSLSDDELVTLIGGENSVDLVTVAEAVHWFELPKFYSIVTRLLRKPGGVIAIWGYNDMEVSPTFDPVMKRVRETTLPFYDPKAQCFLDGYRTLPFPFESVGLGSEGEPLQLDIQRVMSFEEMVRGLRSSSAVTKAKDQGVDLLPEEVIKELESAWGGPNVIKTVTIKAFMLAGKVKV, encoded by the exons ATGGCTGGTTTGTTCGACAAACAGGCCGAGATTTATTCGGATTCAAGGCCAACCTATCCAAGCGAATGGTTTTCGAAGCTGGCTGCTCTGACCTCTCAACACTCTTTAGCTTGGGATGCTGGCACTGGCAGCGGCCAAGCTGCTCTTGCt GTTGCTGAGTATTTTAAGCAAGTAATTGGAACAGACATAAGTGAAGCTCAACTAAAACATGCAACGCAACATCCTCGAGTCAAATACATCCACACCCCCTTATCCCTCTCTGACGATGAATTAGTGACTCTAATAGGTGGTGAAAATTCAGTTGATTTGGTGACTGTGGCTGAAGCTGTGCACTGGTTTGAACTCCCAAAATTTTACTCCATTGTTACACGGCTTCTACGTAAGCCAGGAGGAGTAATTGCCATATGGGGCTACAATGACATGGAAGTAAGCCCAACATTTGATCCTGTGATGAAAAGAGTCCGTGAAACAACCCTCCCCTTTTATGACCcaaaggcacaatgctttctTGATGGTTATAGGACACTTCCATTTCCTTTTGAGAGTGTAGGTTTAGGTTCTGAGGGAGAACCATTGCAACTCGACATTCAAAGAGTGATGTCCTTTGAAGAAATGGTGAGGGGCTTAAGGTCATCTTCGGCAGTCACTAAAGCCAAGGACCAAGGGGTGGATTTATTACCTGAAGAAGTGATTAAGGAGCTTGAGAGTGCTTGGGGTGGTCCTAATGTGATAAAAACTGTGACCATCAAGGCCTTTATGCTTGCAGGAAAAGTAAAGGtataa